One Phaseolus vulgaris cultivar G19833 chromosome 4, P. vulgaris v2.0, whole genome shotgun sequence DNA window includes the following coding sequences:
- the LOC137837023 gene encoding protein DOWNY MILDEW RESISTANCE 6-like isoform X1 — translation MNQMFLSSWNNGDSSVPPSYVQLPENRPGKVLSSSHEAIPVIDLGGGDRAHITQQILKASEEYGFFQVINHGVSQDLMDQTLNIFKEFHAMPPQDKVNECSKDPEGSFKIYTSGENYKKISIHFWKDSLVHPCPPSGENLHYWPQKPSNYREIVGSYTREMNKLSLEILEIMCEGLGLEARYFCGELSENPSVASHIYPPCPEPSLTLGVSRHRDPTIITILLQDKEVEGLQVLKNGEWIGVYPIPNAFVVNIGLLLQIISNGRLVGVEHRAVTNSRIARTSVVYFVYPSFESIIEPAQALIKGNNTQPIYKSITCREFRTNFYQKGPKVEEDLQ, via the exons ATGAATCAGATGTTTCTCTCAAGCTGGAACAATGGTGATTCCTCAGTGCCCCCATCGTATGTTCAGTTACCAGAAAATAGACCTGGAAAAGTGCTTAGTTCTTCACATGAAGCCATACCAGTTATTGATCTTGGAGGAGGTGACCGTGCTCACATCACTCAACAAATTTTGAAAGCCTCTGAGGAATATGGCTTTTTCCAG GTGATCAACCATGGAGTTTCCCAGGATTTGATGGACCAAACACTGAACATTTTTAAAGAATTCCATGCCATGCCTCCTCAAGATAAGGTAAATGAATGCTCCAAGGACCCAGAAggaagcttcaagatttacacTAGTGGTGAGAATTACAAGAAAATTTCGATTCATTTTTGGAAGGATTCATTGGTTCATCCTTGTCCTCCTTCTGGGGAAAACCTGCACTATTGGCCTCAGAAACCGTCTAACTACAG GGAGATTGTTGGAAGCTATACCAGAGAAATGAACAAACTTAGCCTTGAAATTTTGGAGATCATGTGTGAAGGGTTAGGGCTTGAGGCAAGGTATTTCTGTGGTGAACTCTCTGAAAATCCATCAGTGGCTTCTCATATCTACCCTCCTTGCCCTGAACCAAGTTTAACATTGGGTGTATCTAGGCACAGGGACCCTACAATTATCACCATTCTGCTTCAAGATAAGGAGGTTGAAGGACTTCAAGTCCTAAAGAATGGGGAATGGATTGGTGTTTACCCTATTCCCAATGCTTTTGTGGTTAACATTGGTCTTCTCTTACAG ATTATCAGCAATGGAAGGCTTGTTGGTGTAGAACACAGAGCTGTGACGAATTCGAGAATTGCACGCACAAGTGTTGTATATTTCGTGTATCCATCGTTTGAAAGCATCATAGAACCTGCACAAGCTTTGATCAAAGGAAACAATACTCAACCAATCTACAAATCCATCACATGTAGAGAGTTTCGTACAAATTTCTATCAGAAGGGTCCCAAGGTTGAAGAAGATTTACAATAA
- the LOC137836881 gene encoding uncharacterized protein At4g26485-like, whose product MGEKRITHYLSSHYILLVGEGDFSFSLCLARAFGTAKNMVATSLDSRASLRKKYGSALRNLTELEGLGCVILYKVDVHKMLEHPFLQHRHFDRIIFNFPHAGFTYSESDDCQIQLHKRLVSGFLYNAKFMVNKGGEIHITHKTTHPFSKWNIKGLAKRKSLWFVGEEEFYRDHYPGYTNKRGDGRNCDQTFPIGKCSTVMFMRYFDRFL is encoded by the exons ATGGGAGAAAAAAGAATAACTCACTACCTTAGTTCTCATTATATTTTGCTAGTGGGAGAGGGAGATTTTTCATTCTCACTGTGTTTGGCTAGGGCATTTGGCACAGCCAAAAACATGGTTGCTACCTCTTTGGATTCTAGAG cATCTTTAAGGAAGAAATATGGAAGTGCATTAAGGAACTTAACAGAACTTGAAGGCCTTGGATGTGTCATTCTGTATAAAGTTGATGTCCACAAAATGTTGGAACACCCATTTCTTCAACATCGCCATTTTGATcgtatcatttttaattttcctCATGCAGGTTTCACTTATAGTGAAAGTGATGACTGTCAAATTCA ACTACATAAGCGTCTAGTGAGTGGATTTTTGTACAATGCTAAATTCATGGTTAACAAAGGAGGAGAAATTCACATTACTCACAAGACAACACATCCTTTCAGTAAGTGGAATATCAAGGGCTTGGCTAAACGTAAGAGTTTGTGGTTTGTGGGAGAAGAAGAGTTTTATCGGGATCATTACCCTGGTTACACTAATAAGAGAGGAGATGGACGTAATTGTGATCAAACCTTCCCCATTGGAAAGTGCAGCACAGTCATGTTTATGCGTTATTTTGATCGTTTTTTATAG
- the LOC137837026 gene encoding uncharacterized protein: protein MDNITASEVAGLGVGALLLSATLAATKVDAFFSSSQRSSLEMCKRCGNLRRLACSTCKGTGSIREGGILGIKPVEGFFETLGDSESKVKQIACVKCQAKGYFSCPNCSQQ from the exons ATGGATAACATTACAGCAAGTGAAGTAGCTGGTTTGGGAGTGGGTGCTCTGCTCCTCTCTGCCACCCTTGCTGCCACCAAAGTCGAtgctttcttctcttcttctcaaCGCag CTCATTGGAGATGTGCAAGCGATGTGGCAACCTGAGGCGATTGGCTTGCTCCACCTGCAAAGGAACCGGGTCTATTAGAGAAGGGGGAATACTTGGTATTAAGCCTGTTGAGGGTTTTTTTGAAACACTTGGTGACAGTGAATCAAAGGTGAAGCAGATAGCATGTGTAAAATGTCAAGCCAAAGGTTACTTTTCATGTCCTAATTGTTCTCAACAATAA
- the LOC137837024 gene encoding uncharacterized protein yields MDNITASEVAGLGVGALLLSATLAATKVDAFFSSSQRSSLEMCKRCGNLRRLACSNCKGTGSIREGGILGIKPVEGFFETFGDSESKVKQIACVKCQAKGYFSCPNCSQL; encoded by the exons ATGGATAACATTACAGCAAGTGAAGTAGCTGGTTTGGGAGTGGGTGCTCTGCTCCTCTCTGCCACCCTTGCTGCCACCAAAGTCGAtgctttcttctcttcttctcaaCGCag CTCATTGGAGATGTGCAAGCGGTGTGGCAACCTGAGGCGATTGGCTTGCTCCAACTGCAAAGGAACCGGGTCTATTAGAGAAGGGGGAATACTTGGTATTAAGCCTGTTGAGGGTTTTTTTGAAACATTTGGCGACAGTGAATCAAAGGTGAAGCAGATAGCATGTGTAAAATGTCAAGCCAAAGGTTATTTTTCATGTCCTAATTGTTCTCAACTATAG
- the LOC137837023 gene encoding protein DOWNY MILDEW RESISTANCE 6-like isoform X2, with translation MNQMFLSSWNNGDSSVPPSYVQLPENRPGKVLSSSHEAIPVIDLGGGDRAHITQQILKASEEYGFFQVINHGVSQDLMDQTLNIFKEFHAMPPQDKVNECSKDPEGSFKIYTSGENYKKISIHFWKDSLVHPCPPSGENLHYWPQKPSNYREIVGSYTREMNKLSLEILEIMCEGLGLEARHRDPTIITILLQDKEVEGLQVLKNGEWIGVYPIPNAFVVNIGLLLQIISNGRLVGVEHRAVTNSRIARTSVVYFVYPSFESIIEPAQALIKGNNTQPIYKSITCREFRTNFYQKGPKVEEDLQ, from the exons ATGAATCAGATGTTTCTCTCAAGCTGGAACAATGGTGATTCCTCAGTGCCCCCATCGTATGTTCAGTTACCAGAAAATAGACCTGGAAAAGTGCTTAGTTCTTCACATGAAGCCATACCAGTTATTGATCTTGGAGGAGGTGACCGTGCTCACATCACTCAACAAATTTTGAAAGCCTCTGAGGAATATGGCTTTTTCCAG GTGATCAACCATGGAGTTTCCCAGGATTTGATGGACCAAACACTGAACATTTTTAAAGAATTCCATGCCATGCCTCCTCAAGATAAGGTAAATGAATGCTCCAAGGACCCAGAAggaagcttcaagatttacacTAGTGGTGAGAATTACAAGAAAATTTCGATTCATTTTTGGAAGGATTCATTGGTTCATCCTTGTCCTCCTTCTGGGGAAAACCTGCACTATTGGCCTCAGAAACCGTCTAACTACAG GGAGATTGTTGGAAGCTATACCAGAGAAATGAACAAACTTAGCCTTGAAATTTTGGAGATCATGTGTGAAGGGTTAGGGCTTGAGGCAAG GCACAGGGACCCTACAATTATCACCATTCTGCTTCAAGATAAGGAGGTTGAAGGACTTCAAGTCCTAAAGAATGGGGAATGGATTGGTGTTTACCCTATTCCCAATGCTTTTGTGGTTAACATTGGTCTTCTCTTACAG ATTATCAGCAATGGAAGGCTTGTTGGTGTAGAACACAGAGCTGTGACGAATTCGAGAATTGCACGCACAAGTGTTGTATATTTCGTGTATCCATCGTTTGAAAGCATCATAGAACCTGCACAAGCTTTGATCAAAGGAAACAATACTCAACCAATCTACAAATCCATCACATGTAGAGAGTTTCGTACAAATTTCTATCAGAAGGGTCCCAAGGTTGAAGAAGATTTACAATAA